CTGGGAGGTAGTCAAATCAACTTCTATTTGTGGTATTTATTTCCCGAACATAGGAAACCCAAAGTGCCCAAACATGGTCGAAGTTGAATTAAATCCAAACAACGTGGGCAATATTTCCTCtatggcttttttaaaatttgttttatttatgtctaCCCCATGTTGTGATTTCCTCCCGCCTGTGTGAGAAGGCTTTGTAAAAGCTGGTGTTGATCTTGTGATGACAAAAAAGGAATATAGTCACCCTTTTATTGTTAAATGGAACCACATGAGGAGATATTTTGTTGTCACGGTTACACACAGCTCTATTTACCGAAAGACTGAGGGGGGGAGTGTATGATTTATAGATTTTTGTAATCGATGTGCTTGCTCTGCACTACTGCGGTCAAGATATACAATAAGTGTCATTTGAAAAACATGgaggcaaaaaaatatatatatatatttgttgttgttgttgttgttaaacctTAACTACTGGACCACAAAATGTGTTCTACTTCACTGAAAAGTGGATTTTCAGTGCGTGCACTCTCCCAAGTTGTATTGGACCAGCAGAGGCTTCCAGTTGGTCACGCTCCCCTCCGTACACGTCTTAATACTCCAATTTAAAGTGAGCACAGATCAACTCAAACTCTGCCAAGTGAAGGTCAAACATGCAAATTAtaagcaaaacacatttttggggtgtgtgtgtgtgtgtgtgagagagagagagagagagagagagagagaggggggggggcttgaaaAGACACAGAATGGTGAGATTTACTTGGCGAATACATGTCGAGTGTGTGACATGTGAGGATAAACGTGTCATTGTGTAGACATTACAGTGTCATTCCAACTCCTGTGAAGACACCCTGTTTGATGTGATAGCGGATCAGGAGGAAGGTCGTGAAGGACGGCTAATACGGGAGAGGAGctaaggagtgtgtgtgtgtgtgtgtctgtctctctgtgtgtgtgtgtgcgtgtgtttggagGGGTAGGACGGACGGCAGAGACGAGCCCAAGAGCAGCGAACCCAATCTTACATCAGATCTGTGCTGTGGCTATCGTTTGATGCTCTTCCCTTCTGTTCGCTCTCTGCATGGCATTCTACCGGCGTGAGTGATCTCATGGAATGCACATGGGATTCTTCCTCCGAGAACATTCTGCCCCAACTGCGCACTCGACTGCTCTCCCGCCCAGACGggagcctccccccccccgcgtgGGTCCATTTGAATGAAATTGTATGGATAccttcctttttgttgttgttgttgttgttgttgaaaacgTACATCGTGGGATTCGGGATGTGATGCGAGCTGCCTTTCGATGACGCACTGAAGGCGAAGGGGGGAAAATGCGGACGCCATCGTTAATTTGGATTCTGCACTTTGTGAACCTGGCAGAAGGCCTCGATGGCACGGGACGTAAGTATCCATGCATAACCCGTCGCTTAATGCTGCCGTTGGACACGTCTcctgtgaaatgtgtctttgctttttccccccttttttttttcgagagGGAGAAAGTAAAGAGTAGACCGACACTACATATGGAGACCATAAATGGATTCCTTCAGCTTTGAGGGAAATATGTGGTCATTCCAATGCTTTTATCCACTTACTATGAATGTGAAAGCTTGGCCCTGCTCCCATAAAACCTTGCTGCCTGTAAAAGTTTCAAAGCGTAAattcttttctgtttcatttgCTCAAGCGCAGGAAGAATATAAAACTCTGCTTTAGAGGTGTCGTCGGACACAATCCTGTTAGGTTGTCATATCGCGTCCTTCGTCATCCACAGGTAGTTCCTCCGTGAGCGGACTCTGTCCAGCAGGTTGTGCGACGTGCTCTGCCCCGAATGGATGCCTGTCCTGCATGCCTCGCCTCTTCTTCCACTTGGAGCTGGATGGGATGCGGCAGAGGGGCACCTgcgtgtcctcgtgtccccgGGGTCACTACGGCATGCGCTCGCCGCACATCAGCACCTGCGCAAGTAGGTACCATGTAGGAAAAGATAGAAAAGTGTTTAACTCTAATGTATCTGGGCTGTTCCAACTGTTGGAAGAGAGCGTtgagagaataaaaaagaaaccacaCGGGTCAGTCCGCGCTGACCAAAGTTCATTTCCACTGGCCCGCAGGGTGCAAGGAGGACTGTTCTTCCTGTTTCAGTGAACGTTTCTGCACACACTGTCACCCTGGTGACTTCCTGTTCCGGGGGAAATGCGACAACAGCTGTCCAAATGGGCTGATGGCAAACGCAGCGCTACGAGAATGCACAGGTGAggcactggtgtgtgtgtgtatgtgtgtgtgtgtctttgtgcatgtaATGAGGTCCATGATGCCGGGGATCCACAGAATGTCAGATGTTTGTGTCCCTCTGTCTCAGAGTGCTCTTTCG
The nucleotide sequence above comes from Cyclopterus lumpus isolate fCycLum1 chromosome 24, fCycLum1.pri, whole genome shotgun sequence. Encoded proteins:
- the LOC117727072 gene encoding R-spondin-3-like — protein: MRTPSLIWILHFVNLAEGLDGTGRSSSVSGLCPAGCATCSAPNGCLSCMPRLFFHLELDGMRQRGTCVSSCPRGHYGMRSPHISTCARCKEDCSSCFSERFCTHCHPGDFLFRGKCDNSCPNGLMANAALRECTECSFGCEMCVSRAVCERCRADLYVLQGQCHLTCPRGFEPDVLLMQCVPQVHCEVGGWTAWGPCVHKRRVSRRGQETRNRQETRNRQVLRSPSVYGDPCPQVSEIRKCVIKMTPENVVIS